A stretch of the Borreliella spielmanii genome encodes the following:
- a CDS encoding MinD/ParA family protein — protein MTKIIPVASGKGGVGKTSFVANIGYKLSSLGKTVILVDLDLGGSNLHTCLGVKNKGVGIGSFINKKDKSFSDLVCKTPYDKLYLIPGDALYTGTANLSFSVKKKIVESIQNDLVADFIFLDLGSGTSYNTIDFYLASYSGVIVTVPETPSILNAYSFLKNALYRLLYLGFPQKSPERDYIANFFKDKIEGTKLGFKDLVVGIELISLSSSLKVKKMMNNFYPRVVLNRIETSEEIAMCENLINVVKNNINIPIEFIGFVPFAKSFREAINNRMPFIDFEKNSKLNKYFEFIAGNLIKSPVEGSPYIYDDIYDMIKDQSQFIRK, from the coding sequence ATGACTAAAATCATTCCTGTAGCAAGTGGTAAAGGTGGTGTTGGAAAAACATCTTTTGTTGCAAATATTGGTTATAAGCTTTCTAGTTTAGGTAAAACTGTAATACTTGTTGATCTTGATCTTGGTGGTTCTAATCTACATACTTGTTTGGGTGTTAAAAATAAGGGTGTAGGTATTGGTTCTTTTATTAATAAAAAGGATAAAAGTTTTTCGGATTTAGTGTGTAAAACACCTTATGATAAACTTTATCTGATTCCAGGTGATGCTCTTTATACAGGAACAGCTAATCTTTCTTTTTCTGTTAAGAAAAAGATTGTAGAATCTATTCAGAATGATCTTGTTGCTGATTTTATTTTTTTAGATTTAGGATCTGGAACTTCTTATAATACAATAGATTTTTATTTAGCATCTTATAGTGGTGTGATTGTTACAGTTCCAGAAACCCCCTCTATACTTAATGCTTATTCTTTTTTAAAGAATGCTCTTTATCGCCTTTTATATTTAGGCTTTCCTCAGAAAAGTCCTGAGCGCGATTATATTGCTAATTTTTTTAAAGATAAGATTGAAGGAACAAAACTTGGATTTAAAGATTTAGTTGTTGGGATTGAACTTATTTCTTTAAGTTCTTCTTTGAAGGTTAAGAAGATGATGAATAATTTTTATCCTAGAGTAGTGTTAAATAGAATAGAAACTAGCGAAGAGATTGCTATGTGTGAAAATTTGATTAATGTTGTTAAGAATAATATTAATATACCAATAGAGTTTATAGGCTTTGTGCCTTTTGCAAAAAGTTTTAGAGAGGCTATTAATAATAGAATGCCATTTATTGATTTTGAGAAGAATTCAAAGTTGAATAAATATTTTGAATTCATAGCTGGTAATTTAATTAAATCACCTGTTGAAGGTTCTCCTTATATTTATGATGACATATACGATATGATTAAAGATCAAAGTCAATTTATTAGAAAGTAA